A section of the Pimelobacter simplex genome encodes:
- a CDS encoding DUF3027 domain-containing protein codes for MSTLERKLTDAVIADAIDTARTALLDEVDASDVGEHLGHQTDGLRVVTHLFDCSRKGYLGWQWAVTLTRASRQKKVTVVEVVLLPGPEAIVAPAWVPYRDRLQPGDMSPGDLLPVADDDPRLVPTYSFGDDPLDTDDKAQIRTVAKDLGLGRVRVLSPEGRDAAAERWYDGEPGPDAPIAKAAPHHCHSCGFLVRLSGPLSELFGVCANGDANDDGRVVAHQHGCGGHSEVRLTKRQQPQPPAPPVIDTVSLDDLETF; via the coding sequence GTGTCCACCCTCGAGCGCAAGCTGACCGACGCCGTCATCGCCGACGCCATCGACACGGCGCGCACGGCGCTGCTCGACGAGGTCGACGCCTCCGACGTGGGCGAGCACCTCGGTCACCAGACCGACGGCCTGCGCGTGGTCACCCACCTGTTCGACTGCAGCCGCAAGGGCTACCTCGGCTGGCAGTGGGCGGTCACGCTGACCCGCGCCTCGCGCCAGAAGAAGGTCACCGTCGTCGAGGTCGTGCTGCTGCCCGGCCCGGAGGCGATCGTGGCCCCCGCGTGGGTGCCCTACCGCGACCGGCTCCAGCCCGGCGACATGTCGCCCGGCGACCTGCTGCCCGTCGCCGACGACGACCCGCGGCTCGTGCCGACGTACTCCTTCGGGGACGACCCGCTCGACACCGACGACAAGGCCCAGATCCGCACGGTCGCCAAGGACCTCGGCCTGGGCCGGGTCCGGGTGCTCTCGCCCGAGGGCCGCGACGCCGCCGCCGAGCGCTGGTACGACGGCGAGCCGGGCCCCGACGCGCCCATCGCCAAGGCCGCGCCGCACCACTGCCACTCCTGCGGCTTCCTGGTCCGCCTGTCCGGACCGCTCTCCGAGCTCTTCGGCGTGTGCGCCAACGGCGACGCCAACGACGACGGCCGGGTCGTCGCCCACCAGCACGGGTGCGGCGGCCACTCCGAGGTCCGGCTGACCAAGCGCCAGCAGCCGCAGCCGCCGGCCCCGCCGGTCATCGACACCGTGTCCCTGGACGACCTCGAGACCTTCTGA
- a CDS encoding class I SAM-dependent methyltransferase yields the protein MPDPLPPTRWALGGARNTGYGERFADLIAQGEDVVGEGRLADALVGRGARILDAGSGMGRIGGYLHACGHRVTAAEPDPTLVAQSRRTYPGLTVVPLEILALTPEALTGAGVPTEYDLVVCVGNVLAFLAEGTEVAVLERLGSLLAPGGRILAGFHLRGGPATARSYPPDEFAADVTAAGLRVDHRFGGYDLRPVDDQYAVWVLARG from the coding sequence ATGCCTGACCCGCTCCCCCCGACCCGCTGGGCCCTCGGCGGAGCGCGGAACACCGGCTACGGCGAGCGCTTCGCCGACCTCATCGCCCAGGGCGAGGACGTCGTCGGCGAGGGCCGGCTCGCGGACGCGCTCGTCGGCCGGGGCGCCCGGATCCTCGACGCCGGCTCCGGCATGGGCCGCATCGGCGGCTACCTCCACGCCTGCGGTCACCGGGTCACCGCGGCCGAGCCCGACCCCACGCTCGTGGCGCAGTCGCGGCGTACCTATCCGGGGCTGACGGTGGTCCCCCTCGAGATCCTCGCGCTCACCCCCGAGGCGCTCACCGGCGCGGGCGTCCCGACCGAGTACGACCTCGTCGTCTGCGTCGGCAACGTCCTGGCCTTCCTCGCCGAGGGCACCGAGGTGGCCGTGCTCGAGCGCCTCGGCTCACTGCTCGCCCCCGGCGGCCGGATCCTCGCCGGCTTCCACCTCCGGGGCGGCCCGGCGACGGCCCGCTCCTACCCGCCCGACGAGTTCGCCGCGGACGTCACCGCGGCGGGACTGCGGGTCGACCACCGGTTCGGCGGGTACGACCTGCGCCCGGTCGACGACCAGTACGCCGTCTGGGTGCTCGCGCGGGGCTGA
- a CDS encoding DUF2530 domain-containing protein — MELRDDQPTQHEFGKRTYLIAPVEPLDVDGVRTVQVGTALFLLAFVGLLPFYGRLQDDGHTWLLWMCLTGVGLGVLGIEYCKRRRQVRAERATDDA, encoded by the coding sequence GTGGAGCTCCGCGACGACCAGCCGACCCAGCACGAGTTCGGCAAGCGCACCTACCTGATCGCGCCCGTCGAGCCCCTCGACGTCGACGGTGTGCGGACGGTCCAGGTCGGGACCGCGCTGTTCCTCCTCGCCTTCGTCGGCCTGCTTCCGTTCTACGGCCGGCTCCAGGACGACGGCCACACCTGGCTGCTGTGGATGTGCCTGACCGGCGTCGGCCTCGGCGTCCTCGGCATCGAGTACTGCAAGCGCCGCCGCCAGGTCCGCGCCGAGCGCGCCACCGACGATGCCTGA
- a CDS encoding MarR family winged helix-turn-helix transcriptional regulator, whose product MPTLEKHVRSNAGLATELRFAVMRLRRRLFRERHPDNDLSVSSMAVLYALNRHGDLTVGALAGREQVQPPSMTRTVTTLADAELVERHAHPSDGRQVVVRITDEGRAVVAADVTRRDRWLSKRLADLTPEERDVLRRAAPILQRLAEAD is encoded by the coding sequence ATGCCGACCCTCGAGAAGCACGTGCGCAGCAATGCGGGGCTCGCCACCGAGCTCCGCTTCGCGGTGATGCGCCTGCGCCGCCGGCTGTTCCGCGAGCGGCACCCCGACAACGACCTCAGCGTCTCGTCGATGGCGGTGCTCTACGCGCTCAACCGGCACGGCGACCTCACGGTCGGTGCGCTCGCGGGCCGCGAGCAGGTGCAGCCGCCGAGCATGACCCGGACGGTCACCACGCTGGCCGACGCCGAGCTGGTCGAGCGGCACGCGCACCCGAGCGACGGCCGCCAGGTCGTCGTACGGATCACCGACGAGGGACGCGCGGTCGTCGCGGCCGACGTCACCCGCCGCGACCGCTGGCTCTCCAAGCGCCTGGCCGACCTGACCCCCGAGGAGCGCGACGTCCTGCGCCGCGCGGCCCCGATCCTGCAACGGCTCGCCGAAGCCGACTAG
- a CDS encoding MFS transporter, protein MSNVGTWMQRVAQDWLVLTIPGNGGAALGITTGLQFLPVLLLSPYAGVVADRFSKRRLLQVTQAVMALSALLLGVIAATGSAQTWHVYVIAFVFGIGAAFDAPARQAFVSEMVGTDDVANAVSLNSAAFNSARLIGPGLAGLLIGVGGGGMRATGWVILANAVSYLAVIYQLRRMDPAELHSPKAAARTPGMLREGVAYLRGQPKMLMILVLVFFVGTFGMNFQITSALMATEEFGKGAEEYGILGSFLAIGSLTGALVAAGRSQVRLRLLVGAAVVFGVLEVVAGLVPSYLTFVLVCPLLGFSVITVLNSCNALLQIESAPALRGRVMAIYMTIVMGGTPLGAPFIGWVGEQYGARWTLILGGLLVLVGVGLAVLVLRSRSATTLRTTEPRAAMLPS, encoded by the coding sequence ATCTCCAACGTCGGCACCTGGATGCAGCGCGTCGCCCAGGACTGGCTGGTCCTCACCATCCCCGGCAACGGCGGTGCCGCGCTCGGCATCACCACCGGCCTGCAGTTCCTCCCGGTCCTCCTCCTCTCGCCGTACGCCGGCGTGGTCGCGGACCGCTTCTCCAAGCGCCGCCTGCTCCAGGTCACCCAGGCCGTGATGGCGCTCTCCGCGCTCCTGCTCGGCGTGATCGCCGCGACCGGCTCGGCCCAGACCTGGCACGTCTACGTGATCGCGTTCGTCTTCGGCATCGGCGCCGCCTTCGACGCCCCCGCCCGGCAGGCGTTCGTGTCCGAGATGGTCGGCACCGACGACGTCGCCAACGCGGTCAGCCTCAACTCCGCGGCGTTCAACTCCGCCCGGCTGATCGGCCCCGGCCTGGCCGGCCTGCTCATCGGCGTCGGGGGCGGCGGGATGCGGGCCACCGGCTGGGTGATCCTGGCCAACGCCGTGTCCTACCTGGCCGTGATCTACCAGCTGCGCCGGATGGACCCGGCCGAGCTGCACTCCCCGAAGGCCGCCGCGCGCACCCCGGGGATGCTGCGCGAGGGTGTCGCCTACCTGCGCGGCCAGCCCAAGATGCTGATGATCCTGGTGCTCGTCTTCTTCGTCGGCACGTTCGGCATGAACTTCCAGATCACCTCCGCGCTGATGGCGACCGAGGAGTTCGGCAAGGGCGCCGAGGAGTACGGCATCCTCGGCTCGTTCCTCGCGATCGGCTCGCTGACCGGTGCGTTGGTCGCCGCCGGGCGCTCCCAGGTCCGGCTGCGGCTCCTGGTGGGGGCGGCGGTCGTCTTCGGCGTGCTGGAGGTCGTGGCGGGGCTCGTGCCGTCGTACCTGACCTTCGTGCTGGTGTGCCCGCTGCTCGGCTTCTCGGTGATCACCGTGCTCAACTCGTGCAACGCGCTGCTCCAGATCGAGTCGGCGCCCGCGCTGCGCGGCCGGGTGATGGCGATCTACATGACCATCGTCATGGGCGGCACGCCGCTGGGCGCCCCGTTCATCGGCTGGGTCGGCGAGCAGTACGGCGCCCGCTGGACCCTCATCCTCGGCGGACTGCTCGTCCTGGTCGGCGTCGGGCTCGCGGTGCTGGTGCTCCGGTCCCGCAGCGCGACCACCCTGCGGACCACGGAGCCGCGTGCTGCCATGCTTCCGTCGTGA
- a CDS encoding NCS2 family permease: MSSAEFNSVSTHPISRYFKINERGSTIGREVRGGVVTFFTMAYIVVLNPLILGYATDIDGKYLGGGSAPNLPAIAAGTALVAGVVTILMGVVANYPLALATGLGLNAFLALAVAGQMTWSDAMGLVVIEGVLILVLVLTGFRTAVFRAVPAQLKVAISVGIGLFIALIGFVDAGVVGRMPDAAKTTVPVQLGADGHLDGWPVLVFIVGLLLMLALWVRQVRGAILISIIVMTVGSVILESFADLGSRAEQAGGWSLTVPAWPDDLFQAPDFGTLGQFNLLGSWDKVGVVTVLLLVFSLMLADFFDTMGTMTAIGSEAGLLQEDGTPPHTERILVIDSVAAIAGGAGGVSSNTSYIESASGVGEGARTGLASVVTGLLFLVTIFLSPFVAMIPSEAAVPALVLVGFLMMQQITGIAWNDVEIAIPAFLTIVLMPYTYSISVGIGAGFVAYVFLKIVRGKARELHPLLWVVAGLFVVYFAIEPITRLLT, encoded by the coding sequence GTGAGCTCGGCCGAATTCAACAGCGTCAGCACCCACCCGATCAGTCGCTACTTCAAGATCAACGAGCGCGGCTCGACGATCGGGCGCGAGGTCCGTGGCGGTGTCGTCACGTTCTTCACGATGGCCTACATCGTGGTGCTCAACCCGCTGATCCTCGGCTACGCGACCGACATCGACGGCAAGTACCTCGGTGGCGGCAGCGCCCCGAACCTCCCCGCGATCGCCGCCGGCACCGCGCTGGTCGCGGGCGTGGTCACGATCTTGATGGGCGTCGTCGCCAACTACCCGCTGGCGCTGGCCACGGGGCTCGGGCTCAACGCCTTCCTCGCCCTCGCGGTGGCCGGGCAGATGACCTGGTCCGACGCGATGGGCCTGGTGGTGATCGAGGGTGTGCTCATCCTCGTGCTCGTCCTCACCGGCTTCCGTACGGCGGTCTTCCGCGCCGTCCCCGCCCAGCTCAAGGTCGCGATCTCGGTCGGCATCGGCCTCTTCATCGCGCTCATCGGCTTCGTCGACGCAGGTGTCGTGGGCCGGATGCCCGACGCCGCCAAGACGACCGTCCCGGTCCAGCTCGGCGCTGACGGCCACCTCGACGGCTGGCCCGTGCTCGTGTTCATCGTCGGCCTACTGCTCATGCTCGCGCTGTGGGTGCGCCAGGTGCGCGGCGCCATCCTGATCTCGATCATCGTGATGACCGTCGGCTCGGTGATCCTCGAGTCGTTCGCCGACCTCGGCAGCCGTGCCGAGCAGGCCGGCGGCTGGTCGCTGACCGTCCCGGCCTGGCCCGACGACCTGTTCCAGGCACCCGACTTCGGCACGCTGGGTCAGTTCAACCTGCTCGGCTCGTGGGACAAGGTCGGCGTCGTCACCGTCCTGCTCCTGGTCTTCTCGCTGATGCTCGCCGACTTCTTCGACACCATGGGCACGATGACCGCCATCGGCTCCGAGGCCGGCCTGCTCCAGGAGGACGGCACCCCGCCGCACACCGAGCGGATCCTCGTCATCGACTCCGTCGCCGCGATCGCGGGCGGTGCGGGCGGTGTCTCGTCCAACACCTCCTACATCGAGTCGGCCTCGGGTGTGGGGGAGGGGGCCCGGACCGGCCTCGCCTCGGTGGTCACCGGCCTGCTGTTCCTGGTGACGATCTTCCTCTCGCCGTTCGTGGCGATGATCCCGTCGGAGGCCGCCGTCCCGGCGCTGGTGCTGGTCGGCTTCCTGATGATGCAGCAGATCACCGGCATCGCCTGGAATGACGTCGAGATCGCGATCCCGGCGTTCCTGACCATCGTGCTGATGCCCTACACGTACTCGATCTCGGTGGGCATCGGCGCCGGCTTCGTGGCCTACGTCTTCCTCAAGATCGTGCGCGGCAAGGCCCGCGAGCTGCACCCGCTGCTGTGGGTCGTGGCGGGGCTGTTCGTCGTCTACTTCGCGATCGAGCCGATCACCCGGCTGCTGACCTGA
- the rpsL gene encoding 30S ribosomal protein S12, giving the protein MPTINQLVRKGRQDKVSKTKTPALKGSPQRRGVCTRVYTTTPKKPNSALRKVARVRLSSGVEVTAYIPGEGHNLQEHSIVLVRGGRVKDLPGVRYKVIRGALDTQAVKNRKQARSRYGAKKEKS; this is encoded by the coding sequence GTGCCCACCATCAATCAGTTGGTCCGCAAGGGCCGCCAGGACAAGGTGTCGAAGACCAAGACGCCTGCCCTGAAGGGTTCGCCCCAGCGTCGCGGTGTGTGCACCCGCGTCTACACCACCACCCCGAAGAAGCCGAACTCCGCCCTGCGCAAGGTCGCCCGTGTGCGCCTGTCCAGCGGCGTCGAGGTCACCGCCTACATCCCGGGTGAGGGTCACAACCTCCAGGAGCACTCGATCGTGCTCGTCCGCGGCGGTCGTGTGAAGGACCTCCCCGGTGTTCGCTACAAGGTCATCCGCGGCGCTCTGGACACCCAGGCCGTGAAGAACCGTAAGCAGGCTCGCAGCCGCTACGGCGCCAAGAAGGAGAAGAGCTGA
- the rpsG gene encoding 30S ribosomal protein S7 yields the protein MPRKGPAPKRPIDVDPVYGSQLVSQLVSKVLQDGKKQVAQRIVYGALEGTREKTGTDPVITLKRALDNVRPAIEVKSRRVGGATYQVPIEVKGTRGTTLALRWLVGYASDRREKTMAERLQNEILDAANGLGAAVKKREDTHKMAESNKAFAHYRW from the coding sequence ATGCCGCGCAAGGGCCCCGCGCCGAAGCGGCCGATCGACGTCGACCCGGTCTACGGGTCGCAGCTGGTGAGCCAGCTCGTGTCGAAGGTGCTGCAGGACGGCAAGAAGCAGGTCGCGCAGCGCATCGTCTACGGCGCGCTCGAAGGCACCCGCGAGAAGACCGGCACCGACCCGGTCATCACCCTCAAGCGCGCGCTGGACAACGTCCGTCCCGCGATCGAGGTCAAGTCCCGCCGCGTCGGTGGCGCGACCTACCAGGTCCCGATCGAGGTCAAGGGCACGCGTGGCACCACGCTCGCGCTGCGCTGGCTCGTGGGCTACGCCTCCGACCGTCGTGAGAAGACGATGGCCGAGCGCCTGCAGAACGAGATCCTCGACGCCGCCAACGGCCTTGGTGCCGCGGTGAAGAAGCGCGAGGACACGCACAAGATGGCCGAGTCCAACAAGGCCTTCGCTCACTACCGCTGGTGA
- the fusA gene encoding elongation factor G: MAVDITTDLNVVRNIGIMAHIDAGKTTTTERILFYTGITYKIGEVHDGGATMDWMEQEQERGITITSAATTCWWKKHQINIIDTPGHVDFTAEVERSLRVLDGAVAVFDGVAGVEPQTMTVWRQANKYSVPRMCFVNKLDRTGADFFRCVDMIVERLNSTPLVMQLPIGAESDFIGVVDLVEMNAKVWRGETTMGEDYVVEEIPADLADKAAEYREKLVETLAEADDDIMEVYLEDGDTFDVPTLKAAIRRATLADKLNPVLCGTAFKNKGVQPLLDAVIDYLPSPLDIDAIVGHDPRDEEKAISRKPSDDEPFSGLAYKIASDPHLGKLIYVRVYSGKLEAGSTVVNSVNGRKERIGKVYQMHANKREEIASVGAGQIVAVMGLKDTKTGHTLSDPSNQVVLESMTFPAPVIEVAIEPKTKSDQEKLGTAIQRLSEEDPTFVVKTDEETGQTIIAGMGELHLEILVDRMKREFKVEATVGKPQVAYRETIRGTVENHSYTHKKQTGGSGQFAKVVISIAPNIDPETGLGAGYEFVNNVSGGRVPKEYIPSVDQGGQEAMEFGVLAGYPMVDVKFTLEDGAYHDVDSSELAFKIAGIQSFKEAARKARPCLLEPMFAVEVTTPESFLGTVIGDINSRRGQIRAQEERHGDIVVSSLVPLSEMFGYVGDLRSKTSGQASYSMEFDSYAEVPTNIADEIIKKARGE; this comes from the coding sequence GTGGCAGTCGACATCACGACGGACCTGAACGTCGTCCGCAACATCGGCATCATGGCGCACATCGACGCCGGCAAGACCACCACCACCGAGCGCATCCTGTTCTACACCGGCATCACCTACAAGATCGGTGAGGTCCACGACGGCGGCGCCACGATGGACTGGATGGAGCAGGAGCAGGAGCGCGGCATCACCATCACGTCGGCCGCGACGACCTGTTGGTGGAAGAAGCACCAGATCAACATCATCGACACCCCCGGCCACGTGGACTTCACGGCCGAGGTCGAGCGCTCGCTGCGCGTCCTCGACGGCGCCGTCGCGGTGTTCGACGGTGTCGCGGGCGTCGAGCCCCAGACGATGACGGTGTGGCGCCAGGCCAACAAGTACTCCGTGCCCCGGATGTGCTTCGTCAACAAGCTGGACCGCACCGGTGCCGACTTCTTCCGCTGCGTCGACATGATCGTCGAGCGCCTCAACTCCACCCCGCTGGTCATGCAGCTCCCGATCGGTGCCGAGTCCGACTTCATCGGCGTCGTCGACCTGGTCGAGATGAACGCCAAGGTGTGGCGCGGCGAGACCACCATGGGTGAGGACTACGTCGTCGAGGAGATCCCCGCGGACCTGGCCGACAAGGCCGCCGAGTACCGCGAGAAGCTCGTCGAGACCCTCGCCGAGGCCGACGACGACATCATGGAGGTCTACCTCGAGGACGGCGACACGTTCGACGTGCCGACCCTCAAGGCCGCCATCCGTCGCGCGACCCTCGCCGACAAGCTCAACCCGGTCCTGTGCGGCACCGCGTTCAAGAACAAGGGCGTCCAGCCCCTGCTCGACGCGGTCATCGACTACCTCCCCTCGCCGCTCGACATCGACGCCATCGTCGGTCACGACCCGCGCGACGAGGAGAAGGCGATCAGCCGCAAGCCCTCCGACGACGAGCCGTTCTCGGGCCTGGCCTACAAGATCGCCTCCGACCCGCACCTGGGCAAGCTGATCTACGTCCGGGTCTACTCGGGCAAGCTCGAGGCCGGCTCGACCGTGGTCAACTCGGTCAACGGCCGCAAGGAGCGGATCGGCAAGGTCTACCAGATGCACGCCAACAAGCGCGAGGAGATCGCGTCGGTCGGTGCTGGTCAGATCGTCGCCGTCATGGGTCTCAAGGACACCAAGACCGGCCACACGCTGAGCGACCCGAGCAACCAGGTCGTCCTCGAGTCGATGACGTTCCCGGCCCCGGTGATCGAGGTCGCCATCGAGCCGAAGACCAAGAGCGACCAGGAGAAGCTCGGTACCGCCATCCAGCGGCTCTCCGAGGAGGACCCGACCTTCGTCGTCAAGACCGACGAGGAGACCGGCCAGACCATCATCGCCGGCATGGGCGAGCTCCACCTGGAGATCCTCGTCGACCGGATGAAGCGCGAGTTCAAGGTCGAGGCCACCGTCGGCAAGCCGCAGGTCGCCTACCGCGAGACCATCCGCGGCACCGTCGAGAACCACAGCTACACCCACAAGAAGCAGACCGGTGGCTCGGGTCAGTTCGCGAAGGTCGTCATCTCGATCGCGCCGAACATCGACCCCGAGACCGGTCTGGGTGCGGGCTACGAGTTCGTCAACAACGTGTCCGGTGGTCGCGTGCCGAAGGAGTACATCCCCTCGGTCGACCAGGGTGGTCAGGAGGCCATGGAGTTCGGTGTCCTGGCGGGCTACCCGATGGTGGACGTGAAGTTCACCCTCGAGGACGGCGCCTACCACGACGTCGACTCGTCCGAGCTCGCGTTCAAGATCGCCGGCATCCAGTCGTTCAAGGAGGCTGCCCGCAAGGCGCGGCCGTGCCTCCTCGAGCCGATGTTCGCCGTCGAGGTCACGACCCCCGAGAGCTTCCTCGGTACGGTCATCGGTGACATCAACAGCCGTCGCGGCCAGATCCGCGCGCAGGAGGAGCGTCACGGCGACATCGTCGTGTCGTCCCTCGTGCCGCTGTCCGAGATGTTCGGGTACGTTGGCGACCTGAGGTCTAAGACCTCCGGCCAGGCGTCGTACTCGATGGAGTTCGACTCGTACGCCGAGGTTCCCACGAACATCGCCGACGAGATCATCAAGAAGGCGCGCGGCGAGTAA